The Petrocella atlantisensis genome has a window encoding:
- a CDS encoding ABC transporter permease: MKNIWKKFSRELGIIIALLILIAVFGIIEPLYLTPANLLDIIDQSVINGLLAIGITLVIISGGIDLTVGSSMAIVIVVMGNFLVRGLHPVVAIILGIAIGLLLGGINGFLIAKMKLQPFIATLGMMSVYRGIAYLVTGGWPVLNIPSYFRNMMDGDIGGVIPSSIVIFLIATAIGFVLLKYVKFGTYLYSIGSNEEATLLSGVNVDFNKIMAYALCGVSTALAGMVLLAKLGTGEPAAGQGYELNAIAAAAVGGTSLSGGKGTMLGTFFGAILLQALKVGLVVLGVDTFWQYIATGVIIIVAVYLDIVQEKFKTWKLIKQTA; the protein is encoded by the coding sequence ATGAAAAACATATGGAAAAAATTCTCAAGGGAACTTGGGATTATAATTGCATTACTGATACTTATAGCAGTTTTTGGTATAATAGAGCCGTTATATTTAACCCCTGCTAATTTATTAGATATTATTGATCAATCGGTCATCAATGGACTGTTAGCAATCGGTATAACTTTGGTCATTATTTCAGGCGGAATCGATTTAACAGTCGGATCGTCAATGGCAATTGTTATTGTTGTTATGGGGAATTTCCTTGTACGTGGTCTTCATCCGGTAGTGGCTATTATATTGGGTATTGCTATAGGATTACTTCTAGGCGGTATTAATGGTTTTTTGATAGCCAAGATGAAACTACAACCTTTTATTGCTACTTTGGGCATGATGAGTGTCTATAGAGGTATTGCGTATCTAGTTACCGGTGGTTGGCCGGTTCTAAATATCCCATCCTATTTCCGAAATATGATGGATGGCGATATTGGAGGTGTGATTCCAAGTTCTATAGTGATTTTTTTGATTGCAACAGCAATCGGGTTCGTATTGTTAAAATATGTCAAATTCGGAACATACTTATATTCCATAGGAAGTAATGAAGAAGCAACATTATTATCAGGTGTTAACGTAGATTTTAATAAAATCATGGCTTATGCTTTATGTGGCGTTTCTACCGCATTGGCAGGAATGGTATTATTGGCCAAACTTGGAACAGGAGAACCTGCAGCTGGCCAAGGATATGAGTTAAATGCCATAGCCGCAGCCGCAGTTGGAGGAACAAGCTTATCAGGTGGTAAAGGTACAATGCTTGGAACTTTCTTTGGAGCAATATTATTACAGGCTTTAAAAGTTGGTCTAGTGGTACTTGGTGTTGATACTTTTTGGCAATATATTGCAACAGGTGTCATTATCATAGTAGCAGTGTATTTGGATATTGTTCAAGAGAAATTCAAAACTTGGAAGCTTATAAAACAAACGGCATGA
- a CDS encoding ribokinase yields the protein MKEGYITVIGSLNYDMLINQERLPYKGETYTAESITYEGGGKGSNQAVQCAKLGVPTIILGKVGNDNFGEILVKNLSRYGVATQYIEKSSCATGVGIVHVLNDGSVYATIVAGANYDFGQDDLIKIKEVIDKSQMLILQMEIPIPIIEATIKMAHEKGVYIILNAAPAKTISVDVLGLVDCLVVNESEATFYAGERIDDVTTAINHYKRLKDLVKGIVIITLGENGSILCSDDGYQVIPVTSVSNVIETTGAGDSYIGTFAYAKYQGYTDEQACILASKAAAITITKVGAQCAMPYLDDLESK from the coding sequence ATGAAAGAAGGTTATATCACTGTTATTGGAAGTCTTAATTATGATATGCTAATTAATCAAGAAAGATTACCATATAAAGGTGAGACATATACAGCTGAAAGTATTACTTATGAGGGCGGTGGAAAAGGCTCTAATCAAGCAGTACAGTGTGCTAAACTTGGTGTACCCACCATTATCTTAGGTAAAGTCGGTAACGACAACTTTGGAGAGATTCTAGTAAAAAATCTGAGTAGGTATGGCGTAGCAACCCAATATATTGAGAAAAGTAGTTGTGCTACCGGTGTTGGTATTGTACATGTACTAAACGATGGTAGCGTATATGCCACGATCGTTGCGGGTGCTAATTATGATTTTGGTCAAGATGATTTAATTAAGATTAAAGAAGTCATAGATAAGAGTCAGATGCTCATATTGCAAATGGAGATTCCTATTCCAATTATTGAAGCGACCATTAAAATGGCTCATGAAAAAGGTGTTTACATTATATTGAATGCAGCACCGGCGAAGACTATATCAGTGGACGTGCTAGGTTTGGTGGATTGCTTAGTGGTTAATGAATCAGAAGCGACATTCTATGCCGGAGAAAGAATCGATGACGTAACAACGGCAATTAACCATTATAAGAGGTTAAAAGACTTGGTCAAAGGTATTGTAATCATTACTTTAGGTGAGAATGGCAGCATATTGTGTAGTGATGATGGCTACCAAGTTATCCCGGTGACCAGTGTTTCAAATGTTATTGAAACCACCGGAGCTGGTGATTCCTATATAGGGACTTTTGCATATGCCAAATATCAAGGCTATACAGATGAGCAAGCATGTATTCTAGCATCAAAAGCAGCAGCGATAACAATAACCAAGGTTGGTGCCCAATGTGCAATGCCTTATCTGGATGATTTAGAATCTAAGTAG
- a CDS encoding DeoR/GlpR family DNA-binding transcription regulator — protein sequence MIPELRREELLKYITKQDVVHMKDLVDELGISLSTIRRDLQTMEKEGEVIIMRGGAVRLNTRGYDEPVTKKKLINSEAKEIIAKKAADLVEDGDCIYVDSGTTTVAMLKYLDRKRITIVSSSTQMLDHLPIRGASSILLGGEVRDDLESVLGVLTEKMIMDLHFDKAFIGANGYVEDGAIYTYDLREARKKEVVKTQSKLVYALMDTSKKNKYAFAKVFDLNECILITEEN from the coding sequence ATGATTCCGGAGCTAAGAAGAGAAGAGTTATTAAAATATATAACAAAGCAAGATGTTGTGCATATGAAAGATTTGGTTGATGAGCTTGGTATTTCATTATCAACGATTAGAAGAGATCTGCAGACAATGGAAAAAGAAGGCGAAGTCATCATAATGCGTGGCGGTGCTGTGCGTCTAAATACAAGAGGTTATGATGAGCCGGTTACAAAGAAAAAGCTAATTAACAGTGAAGCCAAAGAGATAATTGCTAAAAAAGCTGCTGATTTAGTTGAGGATGGCGACTGTATTTATGTAGATTCCGGCACAACAACCGTTGCGATGTTAAAGTATTTAGATAGAAAAAGAATAACGATTGTAAGTAGCAGTACCCAAATGCTTGATCATTTACCGATAAGAGGTGCAAGCTCAATACTTCTAGGTGGTGAAGTACGAGATGATCTTGAATCAGTATTAGGAGTTTTGACAGAAAAAATGATTATGGATTTGCATTTTGATAAAGCTTTTATTGGTGCAAATGGATATGTTGAAGATGGTGCTATCTACACATACGATTTAAGAGAAGCTAGAAAAAAAGAGGTTGTCAAAACACAATCAAAACTGGTCTATGCATTGATGGATACTTCCAAAAAAAATAAATATGCCTTTGCTAAGGTGTTTGATTTAAATGAATGTATCCTAATAACAGAAGAGAATTAA
- a CDS encoding S-layer homology domain-containing protein, with protein MKNKMMTKSLLTTIILVVGLVSNSVQAASYTDVSDKDWFKADLSHISADSRDILKGYPDGTFKPANPLQVDQFIKCLVVAAGHNILQDEEGYWAKNHIDKAIELGYVQSGDFDNYRRRINREEMATLVSRAIEDLETTSYTKTKEIEGSLIDSYMVEGKHKENVLKVYELGIITGYPDGTFKPEVTLTRAEGIAVIRRIIDKGARKPYTSKGTNYADHFKGGKLWVDPVKESDEKNIAADLSMIESDKIYYDKHGSYDWDDHLGVIIKYTENGKPVDQLKDLERLLLRRLEPENVKILMDYIRFKEGWRVLLDEEYKWYSMDNYKIAIVDERQLKGSKFERSLDVTVQMWYE; from the coding sequence ATGAAGAATAAAATGATGACTAAAAGTTTACTAACAACAATCATCTTGGTGGTCGGACTGGTGAGTAACTCAGTCCAAGCAGCATCCTACACGGATGTAAGTGATAAAGATTGGTTTAAAGCGGATCTTAGTCACATCAGTGCAGATTCAAGAGATATTCTAAAAGGCTATCCCGATGGAACATTCAAGCCAGCGAATCCTCTCCAAGTGGACCAGTTTATCAAGTGTCTGGTTGTAGCAGCTGGACATAACATTCTACAGGATGAAGAAGGTTATTGGGCTAAGAACCACATCGATAAGGCCATAGAACTTGGTTATGTTCAGTCGGGTGATTTTGATAACTATAGAAGAAGGATTAACCGAGAAGAGATGGCCACCTTAGTCAGTCGTGCCATAGAAGATCTTGAGACCACAAGTTATACCAAGACAAAAGAAATAGAAGGGTCTCTCATAGATAGTTATATGGTAGAGGGCAAACATAAAGAAAATGTGTTGAAAGTCTATGAACTGGGCATCATTACAGGGTATCCCGATGGTACCTTCAAGCCAGAGGTGACCTTAACAAGGGCCGAAGGTATAGCGGTCATCAGGCGTATCATTGATAAAGGTGCAAGAAAACCCTATACAAGCAAAGGCACCAACTACGCCGACCACTTCAAAGGTGGTAAGCTATGGGTGGATCCGGTTAAAGAAAGTGATGAGAAGAACATTGCAGCAGACTTGAGTATGATTGAAAGTGATAAAATTTATTATGACAAACATGGTAGTTATGATTGGGATGATCATTTAGGCGTTATTATTAAATATACAGAAAATGGAAAACCTGTAGACCAACTTAAAGATTTAGAACGACTTTTACTAAGAAGATTAGAACCGGAAAATGTCAAGATACTTATGGATTATATTAGGTTCAAAGAAGGTTGGCGTGTATTGTTAGATGAAGAGTATAAATGGTACAGTATGGACAATTATAAAATAGCAATAGTTGATGAAAGGCAATTGAAAGGGTCAAAATTTGAACGTTCCTTGGATGTTACAGTTCAAATGTGGTATGAATAA
- a CDS encoding DUF5704 domain-containing protein, translated as MKKIVILSIMIIYSILLINLSEVKTSYASQTTNFIDIFKPKMNLEGALKDANIEMNELMDRDYFFYRIYDAEINKFVEIDANEDIWQEYGIFSTKAPSGKYKFINELQAYQDIPNSQWEFIGYNIMPEPVPNPYYTPDSVPKTQIMGRWKWVQNPEIFLKNNKALASYLSLNYKDALTPTDRDELANQIIAALKVKYGPLFDEDMAKAEGTDVWLGRAGIIIPPTKVSRGVVRLWHSNGDWYTSITLNPLYHFVPDFKILYDGMDHTDDVVLAEERPLPISLLNTTDIGKEEVTESLRWLVNGSLHHEDTTPYDHLSIKAAGLELQIEAATTITLEVKVKGNPEVRRVEHHITPVVEDITLPGDMSVLPGIGDLVIGSVARGKEIFDVTQGIPTGEALYAHLSGDSYRAGYTPKTVEGTKTFVATISGSYEEEDGTETSFSRSINVSRSYSYLDIDNYYLYTIDKAHIYNYGLKDEKITLYPKNYQVTTSHSPGVILKHPTNRSASVGKVTKGYNFMGKAQSMIDHYVTKDGQITINAKTITVPEPLPPAPKTKPETLYATGQIILSTLANKKDQPSRAELVYQLNYDINSARPQTHITHIPGNPVTVHTPVVCYPTITTQLQDVLTLRPERNKTQLVLGEAFTLSYPATGQHLNIPGYGNRSYEKTTSNKQVRFSFDVYTGTDDTGTFIPAGIWHDVKLNTNTNTNTNAEATYYLPSHNRETTTGQVQFRSLPINLPSLLAPHNFAYNKDIEAYKAVAEIPVELSGTLSNFTITGITDPAWVDHFKQANSTFRAADLPVMAGKNNQQGMSDQAVKLGYKIRFSLETNGDMTGNDDILLITPSYNHIDESGTRQPVDLYYETSQGFIKLGSDKDTMTNTMVLNDPARKLQEETIQNTVKVLSAQKRNNGFTEADYLKIFTGQYQKDLAYKDKLLLTEAQKLYIGTSSQSPKELPQSLILEARQKWYGEFYLPSQTVVVPKGLNLSTYSRLKIGEAPFITKGYIAVNFDIKGYHNIKSLKDLETLEAYNTYKTADLGNAWAKEGYKTNIAGISLMEGDVVFYHVDRRASGHYR; from the coding sequence ATGAAGAAGATAGTAATATTATCAATTATGATAATTTATTCGATTTTACTTATTAATCTATCAGAGGTTAAAACATCGTACGCAAGTCAGACAACCAATTTTATTGATATTTTTAAGCCGAAAATGAATTTAGAGGGAGCTTTAAAAGATGCTAATATTGAGATGAATGAATTGATGGATAGAGATTACTTTTTTTATAGAATTTACGATGCAGAAATAAATAAATTTGTAGAAATCGATGCTAACGAAGATATATGGCAGGAATATGGCATATTCTCAACAAAGGCACCATCAGGAAAATATAAGTTCATCAATGAGCTGCAGGCCTATCAAGATATTCCTAACAGTCAGTGGGAATTCATTGGTTATAATATCATGCCGGAACCGGTGCCTAATCCTTATTATACTCCAGATAGTGTACCTAAAACACAGATTATGGGCAGGTGGAAATGGGTACAAAATCCGGAAATATTTTTGAAAAATAATAAAGCCCTCGCATCTTACCTTTCTCTCAATTACAAAGATGCCCTCACCCCAACCGACCGAGATGAACTGGCCAATCAGATCATCGCAGCTCTAAAAGTCAAATATGGACCACTCTTTGACGAGGATATGGCAAAGGCAGAAGGTACCGATGTATGGCTTGGTCGTGCCGGTATCATCATACCACCCACCAAGGTTTCAAGAGGGGTTGTCCGCCTGTGGCACAGTAACGGAGATTGGTACACCAGTATCACCCTAAACCCACTCTACCACTTTGTCCCTGACTTTAAGATCCTCTATGATGGTATGGATCATACCGATGATGTGGTTCTAGCAGAAGAACGTCCGCTACCCATCAGCCTCCTTAACACCACGGACATAGGCAAAGAAGAAGTGACCGAGTCTCTAAGATGGTTGGTGAACGGTAGTCTCCATCACGAAGATACCACCCCTTATGATCATCTAAGCATCAAGGCAGCAGGTCTAGAACTTCAGATAGAAGCGGCCACCACCATCACCCTAGAAGTCAAAGTAAAGGGTAACCCAGAAGTACGAAGGGTAGAACATCATATCACACCGGTGGTAGAAGACATCACCCTACCGGGTGACATGAGTGTCCTACCAGGTATAGGGGACCTGGTCATCGGCTCTGTAGCAAGAGGCAAAGAGATCTTTGATGTAACACAAGGCATCCCAACAGGAGAAGCCTTATATGCCCATCTAAGTGGTGACAGTTATAGAGCCGGTTATACTCCAAAGACCGTAGAAGGCACCAAGACCTTCGTCGCCACCATCAGCGGCAGCTATGAAGAAGAAGACGGAACAGAGACCTCCTTTTCAAGAAGCATCAACGTCAGTAGAAGCTATAGTTACCTGGACATAGACAACTACTACCTCTATACCATTGATAAAGCACATATCTATAACTACGGTCTAAAAGACGAAAAGATCACCTTATATCCCAAAAACTATCAGGTCACCACCAGTCATAGTCCGGGCGTCATCCTAAAGCACCCGACCAACAGAAGTGCTTCTGTAGGAAAAGTCACCAAAGGCTATAACTTTATGGGCAAAGCCCAATCCATGATTGACCACTACGTCACCAAAGACGGACAAATCACCATAAACGCCAAAACCATCACCGTACCTGAACCCTTACCACCGGCACCAAAAACCAAACCCGAAACCTTATATGCCACAGGTCAGATCATCTTAAGTACCCTAGCCAACAAAAAAGACCAGCCTTCAAGAGCAGAACTGGTCTATCAATTAAACTACGACATAAACAGTGCAAGGCCACAGACCCATATCACCCACATCCCAGGTAACCCAGTTACCGTACACACACCGGTGGTCTGTTATCCTACCATCACCACCCAGCTACAAGACGTATTGACCCTAAGACCGGAAAGAAACAAAACCCAGCTCGTACTAGGAGAAGCCTTCACCTTAAGTTACCCAGCCACAGGACAGCACCTGAATATACCCGGCTATGGCAACAGAAGCTATGAGAAGACCACCTCAAACAAACAAGTGCGGTTTAGCTTTGATGTCTATACCGGCACAGATGATACCGGAACCTTCATACCGGCAGGCATATGGCATGATGTAAAGTTAAACACAAATACAAATACAAATACAAACGCAGAAGCTACATACTATCTGCCCAGTCATAACCGAGAAACCACCACCGGACAGGTCCAATTCAGAAGTTTGCCCATTAACCTGCCAAGTCTTTTAGCCCCTCATAACTTCGCTTACAACAAAGACATAGAGGCCTATAAAGCCGTAGCAGAAATACCTGTAGAGCTCTCAGGTACACTTTCGAACTTCACCATCACAGGCATCACCGATCCGGCTTGGGTAGACCACTTCAAACAAGCAAACAGCACCTTTAGAGCAGCAGATTTACCGGTCATGGCCGGTAAAAACAACCAACAAGGCATGTCAGATCAAGCCGTTAAGCTGGGGTACAAGATTCGCTTTAGCCTAGAAACCAACGGTGACATGACCGGTAATGATGATATCCTACTCATCACCCCAAGCTATAATCACATAGATGAAAGTGGCACAAGACAGCCGGTGGATCTGTACTATGAAACAAGCCAAGGCTTTATAAAGCTTGGCAGTGACAAAGACACCATGACAAACACCATGGTCCTCAACGATCCGGCAAGAAAGCTACAAGAAGAAACCATACAAAACACCGTCAAAGTCCTAAGCGCCCAGAAAAGAAACAACGGCTTCACAGAAGCCGACTATCTAAAGATCTTCACCGGTCAGTATCAAAAAGACCTGGCCTATAAAGACAAGTTGCTGTTAACAGAAGCCCAAAAGCTTTATATCGGTACCAGCAGTCAGAGCCCTAAAGAACTGCCCCAAAGTCTCATTCTAGAAGCAAGACAGAAATGGTATGGAGAATTCTATCTACCAAGCCAAACGGTGGTTGTACCAAAGGGACTGAATCTATCCACATACAGCCGTCTAAAAATAGGAGAAGCCCCCTTTATTACAAAAGGTTATATCGCTGTGAACTTTGACATAAAAGGCTATCACAACATCAAGAGCTTAAAAGACCTAGAGACCCTAGAGGCCTATAACACCTATAAAACAGCAGATCTTGGCAACGCATGGGCAAAAGAAGGCTATAAAACAAACATAGCCGGTATCAGCCTAATGGAAGGGGATGTGGTCTTCTACCATGTGGATCGTAGGGCCAGTGGCCATTATCGATAA
- a CDS encoding complex I subunit 5 family protein, which yields MFLFWLVLLPILSSIVAYLNKRQLTGYLLALTQLLLFLMALYTAFNVYTFGDILYSFGDNTIDMGINLVADKINIIFILLSCIFFPIMLLFNYHKSYMNKLFLFLFLVLQGLINGIFLSNDLFNLYALIEVSTITVSILIMYKKTSHSIYDGILYLLINLVSMAFFLLGVGYIYKIFGTLDLTLIKHQLTYVVSVPSLILPYTLIITPIVLKSALLPLPRAHGTPSAPSIVSSVLSGIYVTSSLYLFIRIQDTFSSAIHTDSLFLSLGFIISILGFILALSQTDLRLILTYSTISQVGLIVFGLSLSSDYSYYGSIYHLLSHAIFKSTLFLTAGMIIEEYDTRDIRKIRGLYKRMPFVTIIICFALLGISGAPLFNGSISKYLIKKGSGSIQLLEYGLIIINIATITYLMKYTSMFFGNSKKAKTPPWNQKIALISLAGLCLLGGIGGQFLINWLFDLNIQIEALQYVEKSLVYFMSLGMGYLFYEYIYKRYHFFQTIRQLELSFNELILIITLFFTGLLSYLLLVQ from the coding sequence ATGTTTTTATTTTGGTTGGTTCTATTACCTATACTTTCCTCAATAGTTGCTTATTTGAACAAACGTCAACTTACCGGATATTTACTTGCTCTCACCCAATTGTTATTGTTTCTCATGGCTTTATATACCGCCTTTAATGTCTACACTTTTGGTGATATCCTCTACAGTTTTGGCGATAATACGATAGATATGGGTATCAATCTGGTAGCAGACAAAATCAACATTATATTTATCCTTTTGTCATGCATCTTTTTCCCCATTATGTTGCTTTTTAATTATCACAAGTCATATATGAACAAACTCTTCCTCTTTCTTTTTTTAGTACTTCAAGGTCTAATCAATGGTATCTTTCTATCTAATGATTTATTTAATTTGTATGCTTTAATTGAAGTTTCTACAATCACCGTTAGCATACTTATCATGTACAAAAAAACCAGTCATAGTATTTATGACGGTATTTTATATTTACTTATTAATCTTGTATCTATGGCTTTCTTCTTACTTGGTGTCGGATATATCTATAAGATTTTTGGAACGCTTGACCTGACCCTCATTAAACATCAGTTGACTTATGTTGTGAGTGTACCCAGTTTGATTCTACCCTATACGTTGATCATAACACCGATTGTCTTAAAGTCAGCATTGTTACCCTTACCAAGAGCACATGGTACACCTTCTGCGCCTTCCATTGTGTCCTCAGTGCTTTCCGGTATATATGTAACCAGTAGCCTTTATCTCTTCATTAGAATTCAGGATACTTTTTCCTCTGCAATTCATACCGATTCACTTTTTCTGAGTTTGGGATTCATAATTTCCATACTCGGTTTTATCTTGGCCCTTTCTCAAACGGACTTACGCTTAATACTGACTTATTCAACAATCAGTCAGGTTGGACTTATTGTTTTCGGTCTTTCATTATCATCCGATTATAGTTATTATGGTTCTATTTACCACCTTCTTAGTCATGCTATTTTTAAGTCGACTCTTTTTCTAACTGCTGGTATGATTATTGAAGAATATGATACTCGGGATATAAGAAAAATAAGGGGACTCTATAAGCGTATGCCTTTTGTAACAATTATTATATGTTTTGCACTCCTTGGTATTAGTGGTGCGCCACTATTTAATGGTAGTATTTCAAAGTACTTAATCAAAAAGGGTAGTGGTTCCATCCAACTATTGGAATATGGTCTTATTATCATCAATATTGCAACCATTACTTATCTGATGAAATACACCTCAATGTTTTTTGGTAATTCTAAGAAAGCAAAAACACCGCCTTGGAATCAGAAAATAGCACTTATATCTTTGGCTGGATTATGTCTTCTTGGCGGTATTGGCGGCCAGTTTTTAATTAATTGGCTTTTTGATCTTAATATTCAAATTGAAGCTCTGCAATATGTAGAGAAGTCCTTAGTTTATTTTATGAGCTTAGGTATGGGTTATCTATTCTATGAATATATTTATAAGAGGTACCATTTCTTCCAAACCATTCGCCAACTTGAATTAAGCTTTAACGAGCTCATTCTAATCATTACATTGTTCTTTACAGGATTACTCTCTTATTTGCTACTTGTACAGTAA
- a CDS encoding complex I subunit 5 family protein: MSLFWLVVLPIITALIGYLSHYKRIYILVGIAQLCTLGVALLTFIQVITSGPITQALGDYQGSIGINLVADPISSFFVVLTCFLFTAMLLFNYHKSYMNRLFLFLFLTLQGLIVAVFLSNDLFDIYTLLEVSTVVVSILIMYKRDSQSIYDGMVYLLTNLVSMAFFLFGLGYIYKIFGTLDLTALKAAIPYVENTDTLILPYAFLITAIGLKSALMPLFSWLPRAHGTPSAPSIVSAVLSGIFVKGGVYLFIRFQDTFKLGLDTSHIFLLIGFATAVIGFIFALSQTDLKLLLAYSTVSQIGLIVFGLSLGSDYSYYGAVYHIMNHAVFKATLFLTAGMIIEKYETRDIRKIKGLFKRMPFVAIIVVIAIMGITGAPLFNGSVSKSLIQKGISYQSYLEYGLLFINLGTIITYIKYATILTGNQQKGHSVRWNQKVALSVLAFACILGGLLGQWFVGILFDLDIDLSFSDLVNKGGVYLISLLIGYIFFKYWYPKIHFFKTMREIELSFNEIIFTIVFFFGSFLSFLLVTY; the protein is encoded by the coding sequence ATGTCATTATTTTGGTTAGTCGTTCTCCCTATCATAACGGCATTAATTGGTTATTTAAGTCATTATAAAAGAATTTATATATTAGTCGGTATTGCCCAGCTTTGTACTTTAGGCGTGGCACTCTTAACATTTATTCAGGTTATTACATCCGGACCAATCACTCAGGCACTAGGTGATTACCAAGGATCTATCGGAATCAATCTGGTTGCTGATCCCATCAGCAGTTTTTTTGTGGTTCTTACTTGTTTCTTATTTACGGCCATGTTATTGTTCAACTACCATAAATCATATATGAACCGACTTTTCTTATTTCTTTTCCTAACTCTACAAGGTTTAATTGTTGCTGTTTTTCTATCCAATGACCTATTTGATATTTATACTTTGCTTGAGGTTTCGACGGTCGTTGTAAGTATACTCATTATGTACAAAAGAGATAGCCAGTCCATTTATGACGGTATGGTTTATCTCTTAACCAATCTTGTTTCAATGGCATTTTTTCTATTTGGACTTGGCTATATTTATAAGATATTTGGCACTTTAGATCTTACCGCATTAAAAGCTGCCATACCTTATGTTGAAAATACAGATACCTTAATACTACCTTATGCCTTTCTTATTACAGCTATTGGACTTAAATCTGCGTTAATGCCTTTATTCAGTTGGTTACCACGGGCACACGGAACCCCTTCAGCACCTTCAATAGTTTCAGCAGTTTTATCCGGTATTTTTGTCAAGGGCGGTGTCTATTTATTCATACGGTTCCAAGATACTTTTAAATTGGGCCTAGATACCTCCCACATTTTTCTATTAATAGGTTTTGCAACCGCTGTAATCGGTTTTATTTTTGCTTTGTCACAGACGGACCTCAAATTACTCTTAGCTTATTCTACCGTCAGCCAGATTGGACTTATTGTTTTTGGCCTCTCACTTGGTTCAGATTATAGTTATTATGGTGCTGTCTATCATATCATGAACCATGCTGTTTTTAAGGCGACCTTATTCTTGACTGCCGGTATGATTATTGAGAAATATGAAACTAGGGATATTCGGAAAATCAAAGGGCTTTTTAAACGCATGCCTTTTGTAGCCATAATTGTGGTCATCGCCATCATGGGTATAACCGGTGCCCCTCTTTTTAATGGTAGTGTTTCAAAATCTCTCATTCAAAAGGGTATCTCTTATCAATCTTATCTGGAATACGGACTCCTCTTTATTAACCTTGGAACCATCATCACCTACATTAAGTATGCTACTATATTAACCGGTAATCAGCAGAAGGGTCACTCTGTTAGATGGAATCAAAAAGTTGCTTTAAGCGTATTAGCTTTTGCCTGTATTTTAGGTGGGCTCTTGGGTCAGTGGTTTGTTGGCATCCTTTTTGACTTAGATATAGATTTAAGTTTCTCGGATCTTGTAAATAAAGGCGGTGTCTATTTAATAAGCCTCCTTATAGGGTATATTTTCTTCAAATATTGGTATCCTAAGATACATTTTTTTAAGACTATGCGTGAAATCGAACTCAGCTTTAATGAAATCATCTTTACGATTGTTTTTTTCTTTGGAAGTTTTTTGAGTTTTTTACTTGTTACTTATTAA
- a CDS encoding sodium:proton antiporter encodes MERLFNGESISILLFLIGVYGLLARRNIIKTVIALAIMQSAIILFFLTINYEDGRIPPIGDVTIHTAVDPVPQALMITAIVIGVAVTAVSLTMFISLYHHYGTTNWLKVINKRRED; translated from the coding sequence ATGGAAAGATTATTTAACGGCGAGTCCATCAGTATCTTACTCTTCCTTATTGGTGTCTATGGACTACTGGCAAGACGGAATATTATTAAAACGGTTATTGCTTTGGCCATTATGCAGTCCGCTATCATACTCTTTTTCTTAACCATCAATTACGAGGATGGACGCATTCCGCCCATTGGAGATGTAACCATACATACTGCTGTAGATCCTGTACCACAGGCCTTAATGATTACAGCAATTGTTATTGGTGTGGCTGTTACTGCCGTAAGTCTGACTATGTTTATAAGCTTATATCATCATTACGGGACTACAAATTGGTTAAAGGTCATCAATAAAAGGCGTGAAGATTAG
- a CDS encoding MnhB domain-containing protein gives MGKHSELFAQTMGLVYPIIILYGFYIIYNGHLTPGGGFQGGAILAGVFTIQYLTTDTKNVSLDILNRVEKTIYLLLLLTGILIVFYMNQELTLIQKSYYLLLMNTLIGVKVSCGLTVIFYRFVLFESR, from the coding sequence ATGGGAAAACATTCAGAATTGTTTGCACAAACTATGGGGCTTGTATACCCCATCATCATACTTTATGGTTTTTATATCATCTATAACGGACACCTGACACCTGGTGGTGGTTTTCAAGGTGGTGCTATTCTAGCCGGTGTTTTTACCATTCAATATCTAACGACAGATACTAAAAATGTTAGTCTTGATATACTTAACCGTGTTGAAAAAACCATTTATCTGTTGTTATTGCTTACCGGTATTCTGATTGTATTCTATATGAATCAGGAACTTACCCTTATCCAAAAAAGCTACTATCTTCTACTGATGAATACCCTAATTGGTGTAAAAGTCAGTTGTGGTTTAACCGTAATTTTTTATCGATTTGTTCTTTTTGAAAGTAGGTAA